From Streptomonospora salina, the proteins below share one genomic window:
- a CDS encoding 5'-methylthioadenosine/S-adenosylhomocysteine nucleosidase family protein, which produces MNVDKGITNYGHMDVSGIVSAGDRNRITQNRETPPSAGAERLAEAASRWDSGPGLAGGAVVITALECEYRAVAEHMEGPFGERSAGGTLYRTGTVRGAARSRRVALARIGQGNVGAAVHVERARTALDPELILFLGIAGGLKDVRMGDVVVADTVYDYESGKEEQDAYLPRIKTAAPSHAAVQRAMDTAFRQEWQERILDPVPGLHPRGFVKPIAAGGKVVAHERARSAERIRAYCGDAVALEMEGYGVLHGAYLNGDSTVLVVRGISDMLTGKDAASDEAWQPVAARSAAAFACAFLDLFTPDQG; this is translated from the coding sequence ATGAACGTCGACAAGGGCATCACGAACTACGGACACATGGACGTCAGCGGCATCGTCAGCGCGGGCGACCGCAACAGGATCACGCAGAACCGGGAGACCCCTCCGTCGGCCGGGGCGGAACGCCTCGCCGAGGCCGCGTCCCGCTGGGACAGCGGCCCCGGCCTGGCCGGTGGCGCAGTGGTCATCACCGCGCTCGAATGCGAGTACCGGGCGGTCGCCGAGCACATGGAGGGCCCCTTCGGCGAGCGCTCCGCCGGCGGGACCCTCTACCGCACCGGAACCGTGCGCGGCGCAGCCCGCTCCCGCCGGGTCGCCCTGGCCCGGATCGGCCAGGGCAACGTCGGCGCAGCCGTGCACGTGGAACGCGCGCGCACCGCACTGGACCCCGAGCTGATCCTCTTCCTCGGGATCGCGGGCGGCCTCAAGGACGTGCGCATGGGCGACGTCGTCGTAGCCGACACCGTCTACGACTACGAGTCCGGCAAAGAGGAGCAGGACGCCTACCTGCCGCGCATCAAGACGGCGGCGCCCTCGCACGCCGCCGTGCAGCGCGCGATGGACACCGCGTTCCGCCAGGAGTGGCAGGAACGCATCCTCGACCCGGTGCCCGGGCTCCACCCGCGCGGGTTCGTCAAGCCGATCGCGGCCGGGGGAAAGGTCGTCGCTCACGAGCGGGCACGTAGCGCCGAGCGCATCCGCGCCTACTGCGGCGACGCCGTGGCGCTGGAGATGGAAGGCTACGGCGTCCTGCACGGCGCCTACCTCAACGGCGACAGCACCGTGCTGGTCGTCCGCGGCATCTCCGACATGCTCACCGGCAAGGACGCCGCGAGCGACGAGGCGTGGCAGCCGGTTGCGGCGCGCAGCGCCGCCGCCTTCGCCTGCGCGTTCCTGGACCTGTTCACCCCCGACCAAGGCTGA
- a CDS encoding NUDIX hydrolase, producing the protein MTETPDRPSGPFPAAVTVDLVILTVRAEALHVLLIERGKPPYLGLPALPGGYVRPHEDLDAAAIRELREETGLDGHTLHLEQLHGYGAPDRDPRGRTVTTAYLALGPDMPAPVAGTDAGAARWTPVNDALAAGFGLAFDHGGILTDGVERARTKLEYTTVATSFCTEPFTLSELRSVYEVVWGLPLDPSNFRRKVTRTAGFVEPTGERRATDPGRPAALYRRGDARELVPPLLRSSSDVHRPATAPPAHP; encoded by the coding sequence ATGACCGAGACTCCCGACCGGCCCTCCGGCCCCTTTCCCGCCGCAGTCACCGTCGACCTCGTGATCCTGACGGTGCGCGCCGAGGCCCTGCACGTGCTGCTGATCGAACGCGGCAAGCCCCCCTACCTGGGCCTGCCCGCGCTGCCCGGCGGATACGTGCGCCCACACGAGGACCTCGACGCGGCCGCGATCCGGGAACTGCGGGAGGAGACCGGCCTGGACGGGCACACGCTGCATCTGGAGCAGCTGCACGGCTACGGCGCGCCGGACCGCGACCCGCGCGGGCGCACGGTCACGACCGCCTACCTGGCACTCGGGCCGGACATGCCGGCGCCGGTCGCGGGCACCGACGCCGGCGCGGCACGATGGACGCCGGTGAACGACGCGCTCGCCGCGGGATTCGGCCTCGCCTTCGACCACGGCGGCATCCTCACCGACGGCGTCGAGCGAGCGCGCACCAAGCTGGAGTACACGACGGTCGCCACGTCCTTCTGCACCGAACCCTTCACCCTCAGCGAGCTGCGCTCGGTCTACGAGGTCGTCTGGGGCCTCCCCCTTGACCCCAGCAACTTCCGCCGCAAGGTCACCCGCACCGCGGGATTCGTCGAGCCCACCGGCGAGCGGCGCGCCACCGATCCGGGGCGCCCGGCGGCGCTGTACCGCCGCGGCGACGCGCGCGAGCTGGTGCCGCCGCTGCTGCGCTCCTCGTCCGACGTACACCGCCCGGCGACCGCGCCCCCCGCGCACCCTTAA
- a CDS encoding glycoside hydrolase family 16 protein, whose product MNTATPRTRRRRRGLGLSAAASVCAVATAAAGLIALHTGDAPRSAAAEPAAAAQAAAGALVWSDEFNAGAGTAPDPAKWNVEVNGDGGGNNELQYYTDSRDNLAHDGNGNMVITAREGNPAGHQCHYGHCQYTSGRMNTAGKFEHAYGRYEARIQIPTGQGIWPAFWMLGGDFGDVGWPDSGEIDIMENIGSRPADVHGSLHGPGYSGGNPITGSYYHPQGWAFADTFHTFAVEWSPESITWFVDGNAYQTFTPADTGGDPWVYDHPFFMILNVAVGGSWPGSPDASTQFPQQMKVDYVRVYDLG is encoded by the coding sequence GTGAACACCGCAACCCCCCGTACCCGACGGCGCCGACGCGGCCTCGGGCTGAGCGCCGCGGCCTCGGTCTGCGCCGTCGCGACCGCGGCTGCCGGGTTGATCGCCCTGCACACCGGCGACGCTCCCCGGTCGGCCGCGGCCGAGCCCGCCGCAGCGGCCCAAGCCGCAGCGGGCGCACTCGTGTGGAGCGACGAGTTCAACGCCGGCGCCGGCACCGCGCCCGACCCCGCGAAGTGGAACGTCGAGGTCAACGGCGACGGCGGCGGCAACAACGAGCTGCAGTACTACACCGACAGCCGCGACAACCTCGCCCACGACGGCAACGGCAACATGGTCATCACCGCCCGCGAAGGCAATCCGGCCGGGCACCAGTGCCACTACGGCCACTGCCAGTACACGTCGGGCCGGATGAACACCGCCGGCAAGTTCGAGCACGCCTACGGCCGCTACGAAGCCCGCATCCAGATCCCCACCGGCCAGGGCATCTGGCCGGCGTTCTGGATGCTGGGCGGCGACTTCGGCGACGTCGGATGGCCCGACTCCGGCGAGATCGACATCATGGAGAACATCGGCAGCCGGCCCGCCGACGTGCACGGTTCGCTGCACGGTCCCGGATACTCCGGCGGCAACCCGATCACCGGCTCCTACTACCACCCGCAAGGCTGGGCGTTCGCCGACACCTTCCACACGTTCGCGGTGGAATGGAGCCCGGAGTCCATCACCTGGTTCGTCGACGGCAACGCCTACCAGACGTTCACCCCCGCCGACACCGGCGGCGACCCGTGGGTCTACGACCACCCGTTCTTCATGATCCTGAACGTGGCGGTGGGCGGCTCCTGGCCCGGCTCCCCCGACGCGAGCACGCAGTTCCCGCAGCAGATGAAGGTCGACTACGTCCGCGTGTACGACCTGGGCTGA
- the fahA gene encoding fumarylacetoacetase produces the protein MPVPHTWLGIAADDPFGPGTLPYGVFSTGDGRPPRVGVAAGAWVLDLAAAAYAQDAPFAEAVDAPVLDPLMAQGPETWRQVRESLTAWLTDPAFETALRPHLVERASVRMHLPFTVGDYVDFYSSQHHAANLGRILRPGQPSLPANWKHLPLGYHGRSGTVVVSGTGIARPMGQRKPPSAEDPEFGPSARLDIEAEVGFVVGVPAPGGGVPVSGFAEHVFGVFLVNDWSARDLQAWENMPLGPFLGKSFATSVSPWVVPLDALQEARVAPPERDPAPVEYLRDVPGDPWGLDLQLEVRINGEPVARPPFAQMYWTPAQQLAHLTVNGASLRTGDMYASGTVSGPEKEQRGSLIELSWNGEEPVELADGSTRAFLEDGDTVTIAATARGPGVSVIGLGEVTGRVLPAQG, from the coding sequence GTGCCTGTTCCGCACACCTGGCTGGGCATCGCCGCCGACGACCCGTTCGGCCCGGGAACCCTGCCCTACGGCGTCTTCAGCACCGGCGACGGCCGGCCGCCCCGCGTCGGCGTCGCGGCGGGCGCGTGGGTGCTGGACCTGGCGGCGGCCGCCTACGCCCAGGACGCGCCGTTCGCCGAGGCCGTCGACGCGCCCGTCCTCGACCCCCTGATGGCACAGGGCCCCGAGACCTGGCGGCAGGTCCGCGAGTCGCTGACCGCGTGGCTGACCGACCCCGCGTTCGAGACGGCGCTGCGCCCGCACCTGGTCGAGCGCGCGAGCGTGCGCATGCACCTGCCCTTCACGGTGGGCGACTACGTCGACTTCTACTCCTCGCAGCACCACGCCGCCAACCTCGGACGGATCCTGCGGCCCGGCCAGCCTTCCCTGCCGGCCAACTGGAAGCATCTGCCGCTGGGCTACCACGGCCGATCGGGCACGGTGGTGGTCTCGGGTACCGGTATCGCGCGGCCCATGGGCCAGCGCAAGCCGCCGTCGGCCGAGGATCCGGAGTTCGGGCCGTCGGCGCGGCTGGACATCGAGGCCGAGGTGGGGTTCGTCGTGGGCGTGCCCGCACCCGGCGGCGGGGTTCCGGTCTCCGGATTCGCCGAGCACGTGTTCGGGGTGTTCCTGGTCAACGACTGGTCCGCCCGCGATCTGCAAGCCTGGGAGAACATGCCGCTGGGTCCGTTCCTGGGCAAGTCCTTCGCCACGTCGGTGTCGCCGTGGGTGGTGCCGCTGGACGCGCTGCAGGAGGCCCGCGTCGCTCCGCCCGAGCGCGACCCCGCACCGGTGGAGTATCTGCGCGACGTGCCGGGCGACCCGTGGGGGCTGGATCTGCAACTGGAGGTGCGGATCAACGGCGAACCCGTCGCGCGGCCGCCGTTCGCGCAGATGTACTGGACCCCGGCCCAGCAGCTGGCGCACCTGACGGTCAACGGCGCGTCGCTGCGCACCGGCGACATGTACGCCTCGGGCACGGTCAGCGGACCCGAGAAGGAGCAGCGGGGGTCGCTGATCGAGCTGTCGTGGAACGGTGAGGAGCCCGTCGAGCTGGCAGACGGCAGTACGCGCGCGTTCCTGGAGGACGGCGACACCGTCACCATCGCGGCCACGGCCCGGGGCCCGGGCGTTTCCGTGATCGGTCTGGGCGAGGTGACCGGCCGGGTGCTGCCCGCGCAGGGGTGA
- a CDS encoding homogentisate 1,2-dioxygenase — MAYYRHVGEVPRTRHTQHRTPEGGLYYEELMGEEGFSADSSLLYHRTIPSAVVDARPWQVPDQTRTPNAPLVPRHLKLHALFGDEWRSADAVTGRRLILGNDDVRLSYVAAGRPSELYRNAIGDECVYVESGRATVETVFGALEVGGGDYVILPRATTHRWVPEGEEPLRAYAVEANSHITPPGRYLSRFGQFLEHAPYCERDLRGPSEPLLAEGTDVDVLIKHRGNGPGGVDGTRYTCPDHPFDVVGWDGCLYPYVFNVADFQPITGRVHQPPPVHQVFAGHNFVICNFVPRKVDYHPLSIPVPYYHSNVDSDEVMFYCGGDYEARKGSGIGLGSVSLHPGGHSHGPQPGAYEASVGVQAVEELAVMVDTFRPLELGEGGQAAEDPGYAWTWVGGRRPQ, encoded by the coding sequence GTGGCGTACTACCGACACGTCGGTGAGGTCCCGCGCACGCGGCACACCCAGCACCGCACGCCCGAAGGCGGGCTGTACTACGAGGAGCTGATGGGCGAGGAGGGCTTCTCCGCCGACTCCTCACTGCTGTACCACCGCACCATCCCCTCGGCCGTCGTCGACGCCCGCCCGTGGCAGGTCCCCGACCAGACCCGCACGCCCAACGCGCCGCTCGTGCCGCGCCACCTGAAGCTGCACGCGCTCTTCGGCGACGAGTGGAGGTCCGCCGACGCCGTCACCGGGCGCCGCCTGATCCTGGGCAACGACGACGTGCGCCTCTCCTACGTCGCCGCCGGCCGGCCCTCCGAGCTCTACCGCAACGCCATCGGCGACGAGTGCGTGTACGTGGAATCGGGCCGCGCCACGGTGGAGACCGTGTTCGGGGCGCTGGAGGTCGGCGGCGGCGACTACGTGATCCTGCCGCGCGCCACCACCCACCGGTGGGTTCCCGAAGGCGAGGAGCCGCTGCGCGCCTACGCCGTCGAAGCCAACAGCCACATCACACCGCCCGGGCGCTATCTGTCGCGCTTCGGCCAGTTCCTGGAGCACGCGCCCTACTGCGAGCGCGACCTGCGCGGCCCCAGCGAGCCGCTGCTGGCCGAGGGAACCGACGTCGACGTGCTGATCAAGCACCGCGGCAACGGGCCCGGCGGTGTGGACGGCACCCGCTACACCTGCCCGGACCACCCCTTCGACGTCGTGGGCTGGGACGGCTGCCTCTACCCGTACGTGTTCAACGTGGCCGACTTCCAGCCGATCACCGGCCGCGTGCACCAGCCGCCGCCGGTCCACCAGGTCTTCGCCGGGCACAACTTCGTGATCTGCAACTTCGTGCCCCGCAAAGTCGACTACCATCCGCTGTCGATCCCGGTGCCCTACTACCACTCCAACGTCGACTCCGACGAGGTCATGTTCTACTGCGGCGGCGATTACGAAGCCCGCAAAGGCTCGGGCATCGGGCTCGGCTCGGTCTCGCTGCACCCGGGCGGGCACTCGCACGGGCCCCAGCCCGGCGCCTACGAGGCCAGCGTGGGCGTGCAGGCCGTCGAGGAGCTGGCCGTCATGGTCGACACGTTCCGCCCGCTGGAGCTGGGCGAGGGCGGGCAGGCCGCCGAGGACCCCGGCTACGCCTGGACGTGGGTCGGCGGCCGGAGGCCGCAGTGA
- a CDS encoding FAD-dependent monooxygenase encodes MPADPVPRPAPPAGAGAPPAPVLVLGAGPVGQTAALLLARWGLPVTVVDARPEREAVGSKAIVQQRDVLDVWSDLGAHAVAEEGLTWDTARTFYRGQELFSVGRRDRGASPLPPFVNLSQSRTERILDERMAAAGLEVRWNHEVTAVDQDADGVRVRCATPTGTVELHGSYAVACLGPHGRVAREAVGADFGGASFDDRFLICDIRADLPGWERERRFHFDPEWNPGRQILIHPCPDSVYRIDWQVPPDFDLDREEAEGGLDRRIRRIIGERSYELVWHSVYRFHTRVADPMGAGQVLLAGDCAHLVAPFGARGLNSGVHDAENAAWKLAFALNGWAGPGLVDSYSAERLAAARDNADITGATMRFLVPRTDAERTHRLGVLERARSDPGAAAQVDSGRLFEAFCYTESALTTPCAQRPYPGRPPRGEAPVPCPGVLVPDVPLHLADRPDITRLRPLAREGLTVVAHGARGAETARAAARRATDAPVTALALQDADPDGALAAALDARPGDVWLLRPDAHIAAVLDEDDPAAVTAAAGTCLGGAPAAGRIPRPGKEHDGGVLPTRR; translated from the coding sequence ATGCCCGCCGATCCCGTGCCCCGCCCCGCCCCGCCCGCCGGGGCCGGCGCCCCGCCCGCACCCGTGCTGGTGCTGGGCGCCGGCCCGGTCGGTCAGACCGCGGCGCTGCTGCTGGCGCGCTGGGGCCTGCCGGTGACCGTCGTCGACGCCCGCCCCGAGCGCGAAGCCGTCGGCTCCAAAGCCATCGTCCAGCAGCGCGACGTGTTGGACGTGTGGTCGGACCTCGGCGCCCACGCCGTCGCCGAAGAAGGGCTGACCTGGGACACCGCCCGCACCTTCTACCGCGGCCAGGAGCTGTTCAGTGTCGGGCGGCGCGACCGCGGCGCCTCGCCGCTGCCGCCGTTCGTCAACCTCTCCCAGTCGCGCACCGAACGCATCCTCGACGAGCGCATGGCCGCAGCCGGACTGGAGGTGCGCTGGAACCACGAGGTCACCGCCGTCGACCAGGACGCGGACGGGGTGCGTGTGCGGTGCGCGACCCCGACGGGAACCGTCGAGCTGCACGGCTCCTACGCGGTCGCGTGCCTGGGCCCGCACGGGCGGGTGGCGCGCGAAGCGGTCGGAGCCGACTTCGGCGGCGCCAGCTTCGACGACCGGTTCCTGATCTGCGACATCCGCGCCGACCTGCCCGGATGGGAGCGTGAACGGCGGTTCCACTTCGACCCCGAGTGGAACCCCGGCCGCCAGATCCTCATCCACCCCTGCCCCGATTCGGTGTACCGCATCGACTGGCAGGTGCCGCCCGACTTCGACCTCGACCGCGAAGAGGCCGAGGGCGGACTGGACCGGCGCATCCGCCGGATCATCGGTGAGCGCTCCTACGAGCTCGTGTGGCACTCGGTGTACCGCTTCCACACCCGGGTGGCCGACCCCATGGGCGCCGGACAGGTGCTGCTGGCCGGCGACTGCGCCCACCTGGTCGCCCCCTTCGGGGCGCGCGGCCTCAACTCCGGCGTGCACGACGCCGAAAACGCCGCGTGGAAACTCGCGTTCGCGCTCAACGGCTGGGCCGGTCCCGGACTGGTCGACAGCTACTCCGCAGAGCGGCTGGCCGCCGCCCGCGACAACGCCGACATCACCGGCGCCACCATGCGGTTCCTGGTGCCCCGCACCGACGCGGAGCGCACCCACCGCCTGGGTGTACTGGAGCGTGCCCGCTCGGACCCGGGAGCGGCCGCACAGGTCGACTCGGGGCGGCTGTTCGAGGCGTTCTGCTACACCGAATCGGCGCTGACCACCCCGTGCGCGCAGCGCCCCTACCCCGGGCGGCCGCCGCGCGGCGAGGCGCCCGTTCCCTGCCCCGGCGTGCTCGTGCCCGACGTCCCGCTGCACCTCGCCGACCGACCCGACATCACACGGCTGCGGCCGCTGGCGCGCGAAGGACTGACCGTCGTCGCCCACGGCGCCCGCGGCGCCGAAACCGCCCGCGCGGCAGCCCGGCGCGCCACCGACGCCCCCGTCACCGCGCTCGCGCTGCAGGACGCCGACCCCGACGGCGCCCTGGCCGCCGCGCTGGACGCCCGGCCCGGCGACGTCTGGCTGCTGCGCCCCGACGCCCACATCGCCGCGGTCCTCGACGAGGACGACCCGGCGGCCGTCACCGCGGCCGCCGGCACCTGCCTGGGCGGCGCACCCGCCGCCGGGCGGATCCCGCGACCCGGAAAGGAGCACGACGGTGGCGTACTACCGACACGTCGGTGA
- a CDS encoding MBL fold metallo-hydrolase, with amino-acid sequence MAAKPFASSADLAEKEQTLEVVADGVYALTAQGDPNIGAIEGEDFLVCFEAMATPTAAREWLARLREHTDKPVRYLVLSHYHAVRVLGASAFDADAIVAHENTRALIAERGEADWASEFGRMPRLAEDPGSVPGLTWPTLTFSDRTTIELGGDRGQLVLQYLGRGHTEGDIVAWLPKQRILFAGDLVEAEAALYTGDAYHYDWAGPTLDGLAALGAEALIGGRGPVTHGRAAVDAAVAQTRDFLHTMIAEVGAVHARGGALEDAFAAAHAALAGTYGHWPIFEHCLPFDVSRLWDEMSGIQRPIVWTAERDREVWDRLQS; translated from the coding sequence ATGGCAGCCAAACCCTTCGCCTCCTCGGCCGACCTCGCCGAGAAGGAGCAGACGCTGGAGGTCGTCGCCGACGGCGTCTACGCGCTGACCGCCCAGGGCGACCCCAACATCGGCGCGATCGAGGGCGAGGACTTCCTGGTCTGCTTCGAAGCCATGGCCACCCCCACGGCCGCCCGCGAATGGCTGGCGCGGCTGCGCGAGCACACCGACAAACCCGTCCGCTACCTCGTGCTTTCGCACTACCACGCGGTGCGGGTGCTGGGCGCGAGCGCCTTCGACGCCGACGCGATCGTCGCCCACGAGAACACCCGCGCCCTCATCGCCGAACGCGGCGAAGCCGACTGGGCAAGCGAATTCGGCCGCATGCCGCGCCTGGCCGAAGACCCCGGATCCGTACCCGGGCTGACCTGGCCCACCCTGACCTTCTCCGACCGCACCACCATCGAGCTGGGCGGCGACCGCGGACAGCTCGTCCTGCAGTACCTGGGCCGCGGCCACACCGAAGGCGACATCGTCGCCTGGCTGCCGAAACAGCGCATCCTCTTCGCCGGCGACCTCGTCGAAGCCGAAGCCGCGCTCTACACCGGCGACGCCTACCACTACGACTGGGCCGGACCCACCCTGGACGGCCTCGCCGCGCTGGGCGCCGAAGCGCTCATCGGCGGGCGCGGCCCCGTCACCCACGGGCGCGCGGCCGTCGACGCCGCCGTCGCCCAGACCCGCGACTTCCTGCACACCATGATCGCCGAAGTCGGCGCCGTGCACGCCCGCGGCGGGGCCCTCGAAGACGCCTTCGCCGCCGCCCACGCCGCCCTGGCCGGCACCTACGGGCACTGGCCCATCTTCGAGCACTGCCTGCCTTTCGACGTGTCGCGGCTGTGGGACGAGATGTCGGGCATCCAACGCCCCATCGTCTGGACCGCCGAACGCGACCGCGAGGTCTGGGACCGGCTGCAGAGCTGA
- a CDS encoding LysR family transcriptional regulator — protein MAELMSPAPRFSLRQLAYFVAVAEAGTISEAAQRLHISQPAVSLALNDLERALRVQLCVRRKSHGITLTPTGTQVLRRARRLLRQAEDLEGEAGAGEGTLTGVLSLGCFVTLAPTVLPPLLQGFSALHPGLTVDFSEDTQDVLQRRLLSGELDLAVIYDMDVLPEMERAELFTMRPHVLLPAGHPLAGRSSVSLHELAPEPMVLLDAAPSSHHALGLCHDFGVVPQVGYRPTSYEVARALVGRGLGWSILVQRPSNDRTYEGFRVVITEIAEPVRAEAVLLAWPHAVRLNRRSEEFLHYCRATAPPTGVRPDSARA, from the coding sequence TTGGCCGAACTTATGAGCCCTGCGCCGCGGTTCTCCCTGCGCCAGCTCGCGTATTTCGTCGCCGTCGCCGAGGCCGGCACCATCAGCGAGGCCGCCCAGCGCCTGCACATCTCCCAGCCGGCGGTCTCGCTGGCGCTCAACGACCTGGAGCGCGCGCTCCGGGTGCAGCTGTGCGTGCGCCGCAAGTCCCACGGCATCACGCTGACGCCCACGGGCACCCAGGTGCTGCGCCGGGCCCGGCGGCTGCTGCGCCAGGCCGAGGACCTGGAGGGCGAGGCCGGCGCGGGCGAGGGGACGCTGACCGGGGTGCTGTCGCTGGGCTGTTTCGTGACGCTGGCCCCGACGGTGCTGCCGCCGCTGCTGCAGGGCTTCTCCGCGCTGCACCCGGGGCTGACCGTGGATTTCTCCGAGGACACCCAGGACGTGCTGCAGCGGCGGCTGCTCAGCGGTGAACTGGACCTGGCGGTCATCTACGACATGGACGTGCTGCCGGAGATGGAGCGGGCCGAGTTGTTCACGATGCGCCCGCACGTCCTGCTGCCGGCCGGGCATCCGCTGGCGGGCCGGTCGTCGGTGTCCCTGCACGAGCTGGCGCCCGAACCCATGGTGCTGCTGGACGCCGCCCCCAGCTCCCACCATGCGCTGGGGCTGTGCCACGACTTCGGCGTCGTTCCGCAGGTGGGCTACCGGCCCACGAGCTACGAGGTCGCCCGCGCACTGGTCGGGCGCGGCCTGGGCTGGAGTATCCTGGTGCAGCGCCCCTCCAACGACCGCACCTACGAGGGGTTCCGCGTGGTCATCACGGAGATCGCCGAGCCGGTACGCGCCGAGGCGGTACTGCTCGCGTGGCCCCACGCGGTGCGACTGAACCGCCGCTCCGAGGAGTTCCTGCACTACTGCCGCGCGACCGCTCCGCCGACCGGGGTCCGACCGGACTCCGCCCGGGCGTAG
- a CDS encoding DEAD/DEAH box helicase: MATTAADAVPGFADLPLREELLDALARLGYEEPTPIQREAIPHLVEQRDLLGQAATGTGKTAAFALPILQRMVEQGGRREGAAPMALVLVPTRELAVQVCEAVHRYGRDVGVRVLPVYGGQPIGRQIRSLERGVDVVVATPGRALDHMNRGTLALDELALTVLDEADEMFDMGFAEDIESILEEIDDACQTVLFSATMPPRIERMASGNLTDPVRIQIARETSDEGGAPLVRQSAYVVPRAHKAAAIGRLLDVESPTATIVFCRTREEVDQLSEVLNGRGHRAEALHGGMSQEQRDRTLGRLRAGTIDLVVATDVAARGLDIEHLSHVVNYNVPSAPDSYVHRIGRVGRAGREGVAITLVEPREHRMLKSIRRATGYAINVEKLPTIADIRARRLELTTGALRESLLDDEAEDDREHFRVVVESLADEFDVMEVALAAVKLAHEASGGAVDEEEEIPEVSIKPEQKDKDKDKGRKQREGGKRGPRSENGEQRGGREAAGGMTRLFIGAGRGAKVRPQDLVGAITGESELRGRDIGHIEIAERFSLVEVPSGAADDVIAALKNTTIKGRKTPVRRDAKEGK; this comes from the coding sequence ATGGCCACGACCGCCGCCGACGCCGTACCCGGCTTCGCCGACCTGCCGCTGCGGGAGGAGCTTCTCGACGCACTCGCCCGGCTGGGCTACGAGGAGCCGACCCCCATCCAGCGCGAAGCCATCCCGCACCTGGTCGAGCAGCGGGACCTGCTGGGCCAGGCCGCCACCGGCACCGGCAAGACCGCCGCTTTCGCGCTGCCGATCCTGCAGCGCATGGTCGAGCAGGGCGGGCGGCGCGAAGGTGCGGCACCGATGGCCCTGGTGCTGGTGCCCACCCGCGAACTGGCCGTGCAGGTCTGCGAGGCCGTGCACCGCTACGGCCGCGACGTAGGGGTGCGGGTGCTGCCCGTCTACGGCGGCCAGCCCATCGGCCGCCAGATCCGCAGCCTGGAGCGCGGCGTCGACGTGGTCGTGGCGACCCCGGGCCGGGCGCTGGACCACATGAACCGGGGCACGCTCGCGCTGGACGAGCTGGCGCTGACGGTGCTCGACGAAGCCGACGAGATGTTCGACATGGGCTTCGCCGAAGACATCGAGTCGATCCTGGAGGAGATCGACGACGCCTGCCAGACCGTGCTGTTCTCGGCGACGATGCCTCCGCGCATCGAGCGGATGGCCAGCGGGAACCTCACCGACCCGGTACGTATCCAGATCGCCCGCGAAACCAGTGACGAGGGCGGGGCGCCGCTGGTGCGCCAGAGCGCCTACGTGGTGCCGCGGGCGCACAAGGCCGCCGCGATCGGGCGGCTGCTGGACGTGGAGTCGCCCACCGCCACCATCGTCTTCTGCCGCACCCGCGAGGAGGTCGACCAGCTCTCCGAGGTGCTCAACGGCCGCGGCCACCGCGCCGAGGCGCTGCACGGCGGGATGAGCCAGGAGCAGCGCGACCGCACCCTGGGGCGGCTGCGCGCCGGCACCATCGACCTGGTGGTGGCCACCGACGTCGCCGCGCGCGGACTCGACATCGAGCACCTGTCGCACGTGGTGAACTACAACGTGCCTTCGGCGCCGGACTCCTACGTGCACCGCATCGGCCGCGTGGGGCGGGCCGGCCGCGAGGGTGTGGCCATCACGCTGGTGGAGCCGCGCGAGCACCGCATGCTCAAGAGCATCCGCCGGGCCACCGGCTACGCGATCAACGTGGAGAAGCTGCCCACGATCGCCGACATCCGGGCCCGCCGCCTGGAGCTGACCACCGGCGCACTGCGCGAGAGCCTGCTCGACGACGAAGCCGAGGACGACCGCGAGCACTTCCGGGTGGTGGTCGAGTCCCTCGCCGACGAGTTCGACGTGATGGAGGTGGCTCTGGCGGCGGTCAAGCTCGCCCACGAGGCCTCCGGCGGCGCCGTCGACGAGGAGGAGGAGATCCCCGAGGTCAGCATCAAGCCGGAGCAGAAGGACAAGGACAAGGACAAGGGCCGCAAGCAGCGCGAGGGCGGCAAACGCGGCCCCCGGTCGGAGAACGGCGAGCAGCGCGGCGGCCGCGAGGCCGCCGGCGGCATGACCCGCCTGTTCATCGGCGCCGGGCGCGGCGCGAAGGTGCGCCCGCAGGACCTGGTGGGCGCGATCACCGGCGAGTCGGAGCTGCGCGGGCGCGACATCGGCCATATCGAGATCGCCGAGCGGTTCTCCCTGGTGGAGGTGCCCTCCGGCGCCGCCGACGACGTCATCGCGGCGCTGAAGAACACCACCATCAAGGGCCGCAAGACCCCGGTGCGCCGCGACGCCAAGGAAGGCAAGTAG